The Pantoea phytobeneficialis genome has a segment encoding these proteins:
- a CDS encoding glutathione S-transferase family protein: protein MGQLIDGVWHDTWYDTKSTGGRFKRTEAVWRNWVTADGSAGPTGKAGFAAERDRYHLYVSLACPWAHRTLLMRKLKGLEEMISVSVVHPLMLENGWTFDDDFPDATGDSLYQNEYLYQLYLHADPHYSGRVTVPVLWDKHQHTIVSNESADIIRMLNSAFDAQGARAGDYYPEALRPQIDELNSWIYETVNNGVYKSGFATSQAAYDESVTALFHSLARLEQILGQHRYLTGDQLTEADLRLWTTLVRFDPVYVTHFKCDRHRISDYRNLSGFLRDIYQMPGIAETVNLPHIRHHYYCSHKTINPSGVISLGPAFNWDEPHGRG, encoded by the coding sequence ATGGGACAACTGATTGACGGTGTCTGGCATGACACCTGGTACGATACGAAGTCAACCGGTGGCCGCTTCAAACGTACAGAAGCGGTGTGGCGTAACTGGGTTACCGCTGATGGCAGCGCGGGTCCCACCGGGAAAGCCGGTTTTGCCGCCGAACGCGACCGCTATCATTTATACGTTTCACTCGCCTGCCCGTGGGCGCATCGTACTCTGCTGATGCGCAAGCTGAAGGGACTGGAAGAGATGATTTCCGTGTCGGTGGTACATCCGCTGATGCTGGAAAATGGCTGGACCTTCGACGACGATTTCCCCGACGCTACCGGCGATTCGCTATATCAGAACGAATACCTGTATCAACTCTATCTGCATGCCGATCCTCACTACAGTGGGCGCGTTACCGTGCCAGTGCTGTGGGACAAACATCAGCACACCATTGTCAGCAATGAATCGGCCGACATCATTCGGATGTTGAATAGCGCGTTTGATGCGCAGGGCGCACGCGCTGGCGATTACTACCCCGAGGCGTTGCGGCCACAAATTGATGAGCTGAATAGCTGGATTTACGAAACGGTAAACAATGGCGTGTATAAATCGGGCTTCGCCACTTCGCAGGCTGCTTATGATGAATCGGTAACGGCGCTGTTCCATTCACTGGCGCGCCTGGAGCAGATCCTGGGTCAGCATCGCTATCTGACCGGCGATCAATTGACCGAAGCCGATCTGCGTCTGTGGACCACCCTGGTACGTTTTGATCCGGTATATGTCACGCATTTCAAGTGCGATCGCCACCGGATCAGCGATTATCGCAACCTCAGCGGCTTTCTGCGTGATATTTACCAAATGCCAGGGATTGCCGAAACCGTCAATCTGCCGCATATCCGTCATCACTATTATTGCAGCCATAAGACCATCAACCCGAGTGGGGTGATCTCGCTTGGACCGGCATTTAACTGGGATGAGCCGCACGGACGGGGATAA
- the rsmI gene encoding 16S rRNA (cytidine(1402)-2'-O)-methyltransferase — MKQLDRADISASTLYIVPTPIGNLGDITQRALTVLASVDLVAAEDTRHTGLLLQHFAINARLFALHDHNEQQKAEVLLAKLQEGQSIALVSDAGTPLINDPGYHLVRRCREAGIRVVPLPGACAAITALSAAGLPSDRFCYEGFLPAKTKARCDALRALAQEPRTLIFYESTHRLIDSLQDMVSELGAERYVVLAREITKTWESLHGAPVAELLAWVLEDENRRKGEMVLVVEGHKADEEALPADALRTLALLQQELSLKKAAALTAEIHGVKKNALYRYALDQQEA; from the coding sequence ATGAAACAACTCGATCGGGCAGACATTTCTGCCAGCACGCTCTATATCGTTCCTACCCCGATCGGTAACCTGGGTGATATTACGCAGCGTGCGTTAACGGTGCTTGCGAGCGTCGATCTGGTCGCTGCGGAAGATACACGTCATACCGGGCTGTTGCTACAACATTTCGCCATCAATGCGCGACTGTTCGCACTTCACGACCACAATGAGCAGCAGAAAGCCGAAGTGCTGCTGGCCAAATTGCAGGAAGGCCAAAGCATTGCGCTGGTTTCTGATGCCGGAACGCCGTTAATCAACGATCCCGGTTATCATCTGGTGCGTCGTTGCCGTGAAGCGGGTATCCGCGTGGTGCCCTTACCGGGTGCCTGCGCGGCGATTACAGCATTAAGCGCAGCGGGATTACCGTCCGATCGTTTCTGTTACGAAGGGTTTCTGCCGGCGAAAACCAAGGCGCGCTGCGATGCTTTACGTGCTCTGGCGCAGGAGCCGCGCACCCTGATCTTCTACGAATCGACCCACCGTTTAATCGATAGCTTACAGGATATGGTCAGTGAGCTGGGGGCTGAACGTTATGTGGTGTTGGCGCGGGAAATTACGAAGACCTGGGAGTCATTGCACGGTGCGCCAGTGGCCGAGCTATTGGCCTGGGTGCTGGAAGATGAAAATCGCCGCAAAGGGGAGATGGTGCTGGTGGTGGAAGGCCATAAGGCCGATGAAGAAGCCTTACCGGCAGATGCGCTGCGCACCCTGGCGCTGCTACAACAGGAGCTGTCCTTGAAGAAGGCGGCTGCGCTGACGGCGGAAATTCACGGTGTGAAGAAGAACGCACTGTATCGCTACGCACTCGATCAGCAAGAGGCGTGA